The following proteins are encoded in a genomic region of Candidatus Poribacteria bacterium:
- a CDS encoding VWA domain-containing protein, whose amino-acid sequence MWVSLQRRSNANRARRYVGGLAISVAVHLIVAAVLSVRFLAPAVERAAREFTVAVVAWTPPNLAPTVRKAAPPASPAPEPADAPEPEKPSASMSSFAGVAGPMAVRGVRDPATLTARRIELAARDDAPFIERNDRIGSVVGNRPSSLPAFSALLDGSARATGEVVPVSLPEGSLSGQSPEVSREPGVTAARRGIGFENAGAGSYGSNASPIEGVSNGVYRNLMQGIARGIVANTETRELDIVFVVDTTASMVDNVRGVQAYADEFVNLLIADRRNVRFGLVTFADAAVEKPKTRGFTEKSSEFRTWLGKAEFEGGGDLAESALDAVMEGARRLKFRRKAQPYLILLSDGPFHDRDHDGQSRYTLDEVIAELKADRIVVDVVGLDYLPVKQLAWGTG is encoded by the coding sequence ATGTGGGTTTCCCTGCAGAGGCGCAGCAATGCCAATCGGGCCCGTCGGTACGTCGGCGGACTGGCGATCTCTGTCGCGGTGCACCTGATCGTGGCAGCCGTCCTGAGCGTGAGGTTCCTGGCTCCGGCAGTCGAGCGCGCCGCGCGGGAGTTCACCGTCGCCGTGGTCGCGTGGACGCCGCCGAACCTGGCGCCGACGGTGCGTAAGGCTGCGCCGCCGGCAAGCCCTGCCCCGGAGCCTGCCGATGCGCCCGAACCAGAGAAGCCGTCGGCGTCGATGTCGTCGTTCGCTGGCGTCGCGGGCCCGATGGCAGTTCGCGGCGTCAGAGACCCGGCAACGCTGACAGCCCGACGGATCGAGCTCGCCGCGCGAGATGATGCTCCCTTCATTGAGCGGAACGACCGGATCGGCTCCGTCGTGGGCAATCGTCCGTCATCGCTGCCGGCGTTTTCGGCGCTGCTCGACGGCTCGGCGCGCGCCACGGGCGAAGTCGTGCCCGTGTCTCTGCCGGAGGGCAGCCTCTCCGGGCAGTCCCCGGAGGTGAGTCGTGAACCGGGCGTGACGGCTGCTCGGCGCGGGATCGGCTTCGAGAACGCCGGTGCCGGTTCCTACGGATCGAATGCCTCGCCGATCGAAGGCGTGTCGAACGGTGTCTATCGGAACCTGATGCAGGGAATCGCGCGCGGGATCGTTGCGAACACGGAAACGAGAGAACTCGACATCGTCTTCGTCGTCGATACGACGGCGAGCATGGTCGACAACGTGCGCGGCGTTCAGGCGTACGCGGACGAGTTCGTGAACCTGTTGATCGCGGATCGGCGGAACGTGCGCTTCGGGCTGGTGACGTTCGCCGATGCCGCCGTCGAGAAGCCGAAGACTCGTGGTTTCACCGAGAAATCGAGCGAGTTCCGCACATGGCTGGGCAAGGCGGAGTTCGAGGGCGGGGGTGACCTCGCAGAAAGCGCGTTGGATGCTGTCATGGAGGGAGCACGCCGCCTGAAGTTCCGCAGGAAGGCTCAGCCCTACCTCATCCTCCTCAGCGATGGGCCCTTCCACGACCGCGACCATGACGGTCAGAGCCGCTACACGCTGGACGAGGTCATCGCCGAGCTCAAGGCGGATCGGATCGTCGTGGATGTCGTCGGGCTCGATTACCTGCCCGTCAAACAACTCGCCTGGGGCACGGGT